ATGGGTCAGGAAGGTGAGAATGGGTCGGTTTTCAACCATTTCGGCTCAACCCCTAATACTGTACGCGGCGTTCCACGAAGCGGAACTGCACGACGGTGAGAGCGATGACAATCAGCATGAGGATGACCGATTGGGCGGTTGAAGAGCCGATATTCAGGTTCAATACGCCGTCGGTATAGACCTTGTAGACCAGGATATTGGTCGCCTGGGCGGGGCCGCCCATCGTGGTCGCATCGACAATGCCGAATGTGTCGAACATGGCGTAGTTGATATTGATGATCAGCAGGAAGAAGGTCGTCGGCGAGATCAGCGGGAAAATGATGGTCCAGAAGCGCTTGAACGGCCCGGCTCCGTCGATGGCGGCAGCCTCGTTGAGCGATTGCGGCACTGATTGCAGACCGGCGACGAAGAACAGGAAATTGTAGGAAATCTGCTTCCAGGCCGCGGCGATGATGATCAGGATCATCGCCTGATTGCCGTCGATCCGGTGGTTCCAGCTGATGCCCAGGCCGCGCAGGATATAGGGCGCCAGGCCGATGGACGGATTGAAGATAAACCACCACAGAATGCCCACCACCACCGGGGCCACTGCATAGGGCCAGACCAGCAGGGTCGTGTAGACCTTGCCCGAGCGCAGCAGCCGATTAACGGCGACGGCCAGGAGCAGGGAAATCGCCATGGAAAGCAGCGTCACCGAAATGGCGAAGATCGCGGTGCGGCCCAAAGAGCCAAGGTAATTGGGATCGGAGAAGATGCGCCGGTAATTGTCGAACCAGATGAAGGTGGTCCGGAAACCGAACGGGTCTTCGCGTTCGAACGAGGACTTCACCGCCTGCAGGGCCGGCCAGATGAAGAAGATCAGCGTGATCGCCAATTGCGGCGCCAACAACGCGTAGGGCAGCAGCTTGTTGGGAAAAATGGTGCGTTTGGTCTGCATGGGTCCTCGCACGGCCCGCCGATGGATAGCCGGCACGGGCCATCCATCCGCTCAGCGCATGGAAAACGGGGCCGGAATTGCTCCGGCCCCGATAGCGATCATTACTGATTGGTCGTTTCGAATTCGCGCAGGATTTCGTTGCCGCGAGCGACAGCGGAATCGAGGGCTTCCTGGGCGGTCTTCTGGCCGGCGAGCAGGGCTTCGAATTCCTCGTCGACCACGGTGCGAGCCTGGCTCAGATTGCCGAAACGGATGCCCTTGGAATTGGCGTTCGGCGTGCCGCGGGTGATCTGCTCGATCGCCACGTCAGCGCCCGGGTTTTCTTCGTAATAGCCCTGTTCCTGGCCCAATTCGAACGCCGCATTGGTGATCGGCAGATAGCCAGTGAACTGATGCCAATCGGCCTGCACGTCGGACTGGCTGAGATAGGTGAAGAACTCGGCGACACCCTTATAGACGTCGTCGTCCTTGCCATTGAGCACCCACAGCGTCGCGCCGCCGATGATCGAGTTCTTGGGCTCTTCGATCTCGTCGTCATAATAGGGCAGGGGTGCAAAGCCGACTTCGAAATCCCTCGAATTGGCGATCACGCCAGCGCGGGAGCCCGAGGAGTTCATGTAGATGGCGCATTCGCCGGAATAAAATTTCGGCGCGGCATCAGGACCGCCGACCGGACCACCATATTGGTAGAGACCTTCATCCGACCATTTTTTGAGGTTTTCCCAATGCTTGGCCTGGAGCGGACCGTTGAAGGTGAATTCGGTGCCGAGGCCGCCGAAGCCATTTTCAAGCGTGCCATAGGGCTGGTCGTGGATGGCCGAGAGGTTTTCCAGCTGGATCCAGGACACCCATGCCGTGCTCAGGCCGCAATTGGCGGCGCCGGAATCGACGATCTTGTTCATGTAGTCCTCGACCTCGGCCCAGGTCTTGGGCGCGACTTCGGGATCAAGGCCGGCTTCGGCGAAGGCGGTCTTGTTGTAGTACATGATCGGGGTGGACGAGTTGAACGGCAGCGACAGGATGTTGCCGTCGGTGTCCGAGTAATAGCCTACGACCGGCGCGAGAAAGGCGCTCGGGTCCCAGGGCTGGCCGTTTTCGGTCATCAGCTCGTAAACCGGCTTCACGGCGCCCTTGGCGGCCATCATGGTGCCGGTGCCCACTTCGAACACCTGCACGATTGCCGGCTGCTCGTTGGCGCGGAACGCCGCGATCGCAGCAGTCAGCGTTTCGGGATAGGTGCCCTTGTAGGTGGTCACGACCTTGTAGTCCGACTGGCTGTCATTGAAGCCCTGGGCGATTGATTCCAGCTTCTTGCCCAATTCGGCATCCAGCGCGTGCCACCAGCTGATTTCAGTCTGCGCGAAAGCCGGATTCGCCGACAGCACGGCGGCCAGCCCGACGGACAGGCACAATACGTTCTTGAACATACTCACTCCCTTATTATTGCGCCGGGACCCCCACGTCCCGATCTTGGTGGCATATGACAGCATCGAATCTTCCTTTGCAAACAGGAAATGTTCATTTGAACATTTTTGAAGAAGCGGTCGACTCTTCAGTGACCTGCTGAAGCTTCTAAATCAGGCGCTTAGCAGTTTTGTGACAGTCGGCCAGAGCCTGTGAATATCTTCATTGCCGGGGGTGCTGCGTTCATGTGAACACGCAG
This genomic stretch from Devosia sp. YIM 151766 harbors:
- the ugpA gene encoding sn-glycerol-3-phosphate ABC transporter permease UgpA, which gives rise to MQTKRTIFPNKLLPYALLAPQLAITLIFFIWPALQAVKSSFEREDPFGFRTTFIWFDNYRRIFSDPNYLGSLGRTAIFAISVTLLSMAISLLLAVAVNRLLRSGKVYTTLLVWPYAVAPVVVGILWWFIFNPSIGLAPYILRGLGISWNHRIDGNQAMILIIIAAAWKQISYNFLFFVAGLQSVPQSLNEAAAIDGAGPFKRFWTIIFPLISPTTFFLLIININYAMFDTFGIVDATTMGGPAQATNILVYKVYTDGVLNLNIGSSTAQSVILMLIVIALTVVQFRFVERRVQY
- the ugpB gene encoding sn-glycerol-3-phosphate ABC transporter substrate-binding protein UgpB; the encoded protein is MFKNVLCLSVGLAAVLSANPAFAQTEISWWHALDAELGKKLESIAQGFNDSQSDYKVVTTYKGTYPETLTAAIAAFRANEQPAIVQVFEVGTGTMMAAKGAVKPVYELMTENGQPWDPSAFLAPVVGYYSDTDGNILSLPFNSSTPIMYYNKTAFAEAGLDPEVAPKTWAEVEDYMNKIVDSGAANCGLSTAWVSWIQLENLSAIHDQPYGTLENGFGGLGTEFTFNGPLQAKHWENLKKWSDEGLYQYGGPVGGPDAAPKFYSGECAIYMNSSGSRAGVIANSRDFEVGFAPLPYYDDEIEEPKNSIIGGATLWVLNGKDDDVYKGVAEFFTYLSQSDVQADWHQFTGYLPITNAAFELGQEQGYYEENPGADVAIEQITRGTPNANSKGIRFGNLSQARTVVDEEFEALLAGQKTAQEALDSAVARGNEILREFETTNQ